DNA from Deltaproteobacteria bacterium RBG_16_64_85:
TATGATGATAACATTATCGATGGAGGACGGAATGACGACCGTTACCGTATCCCCCAAGTACCAGATCGTCATCCCCCGGAAGGTAAGGGAGTCCATGGGCATCCAGCCGGGGGAAAAGATCCGGGTCTTCCAGTACGGGGACCGCATCGAATTCATCCCCGTGCGCAGGATGCGCGCGATGCGCGGATTCCTCAAAGGAATCGACACCGCCGTGGAGCGTGATGAGGACCGGACGTGAGATCCCTCAACCTGGTGGATTCGTGCGGCTGGCTGGAGTATTTCGCCGACGGCCCCAACGCATCGTTTTACGCGCCCTCGATCGAGGCGGTGGACCGGCTCGTCGTGCCCACGATCTGCATCCTCGAAGTGTTCAAGAACATTCTCCGGCAGAGGGGGGAGAACGCGGCCCTGCAGGCCGTCGCGGCAATGGAGCAGGGGCGTGTCGTGAACCTTGACGCTTCGATCGCTCTGAGCGCCGCAAGGCTTGGGGCGGAACTCGGGTTGCCCCTGGCGGACAGCGTCATCCTGGCAACGGCGCGTGCCTGCACGGCATGGATCTGGACGCAGGACGCCGATTTCAAAAAGATCGACGGGGTCCGGTTCGCGAGAAAGCGCCCCTAGGGGAAGCGATGGCCGGGACGGCATGGGAAGCGGCGCTTGCGGCGCTGGAATGGAGCAAGGTGAGCTCCCGGCTTTGCTCGCACGCGGCATCGGATCCCGGACGGAGCCTTTGCGCCGCGCTCGTTCCGGGGACGGACCTCGACGCCATCCGGATCTCTCTCGAGGAAAACCGCGACGGACGCCGCGTCCTCATCGCCGAGGGACCGCTTCCCCTCGAGGGGCTGAAGGAGATCCTCCCGGAAGTGGAGAAGGCGGCCAAGGGCTCTTCCCTTTCCCCCGCCGAGCTGCTCCTTGTCGGGCGGACGGCCCGGACGGGGGAGCGGGTGCGCAAATTCTTCGAGGAACGCCGCGGGAAGTACCCCCGCCTCGCCCACCACGCGCGGGAGATTCCTTTCCTTCGGGACCTGACCGAGGAGATCGAGCTGAAAATCGATCCTTCGGGGACCCTCACCGACCGGGCCTCGCCGTCACTCGGCCCGCTGCGGCGGCAGCTCTCGGTGGCGAAGAGCCGCATCCAGAAAACGGCCGAGGAGATCCTCTCCTCTGCGAAATACGCTCGCCACATCCAGGAAACGTATGCCACCGTCCGTTCCGGGCGCCTGGTCATCCCGTTCAAGACCTCGGCCAAGGGACTCTTCCAGGGGATCGTGCACGACACCTCGCAGAGCGGGCAGACGGTCTTTTTCGAACCCGAGGAGCTCGTCTACCTGAACAACGAGGTCAAGATGGCCGAGCTCGAGGTGGAGCGGGAAATCGCCCGCATCCTGGCCGAACTGACGGCGAAGGTGGCGCGGAAGACCTCCGAGCTCCTGACCTGCCGCGAACGGCTCTCCCGCCTCGACCTCGCGCAGGCCCGCAGCCTCCTGGCGGAGGAGCTCGCCGCCGCCGAGCCGACCGTCACGGCATCCGGCGAGGTGCACCTGATCTCGGCGCGGCACCCCCTGCTCGTCCTCTCCCGCAGGGAGGTGGTGCCCAACGACCTGCGGCTGGGACGCCCCCGCCTCTGCCTGATCCTCACCGGTCCCAATGCGGGAGGGAAGACCGTCGCACTGAAGACGCTGGGGCTGCTCACCCTGATGGCGATGGCCGGGCTCTCGATCCCCGCGGCAGCGGACTCGACGGTCTCGGTCTTCTCCCGCATCTTCGTGACGCTCGGGGACGAGCAGAGCGTCGAGCAGGACCTGTCCACCTACTCCGCCCACATCCGGCGTCTGAACGAGATCCTCACGGGCGCAGACCGGGGCTCCCTCGTTCTGCTGGACGAAGTCGTCTCCGGAACCGACCCGCGGGAGGGGGCCGCGATTGCCCGCGCCTTCCTGGAGACCCTTGCGGACCGGGAAGTGCGGGTGCTCGCCACGACCCACTTCGAAGAGCTCAAGGGGATCGCCTACGAGGACCAACGGTTCGAGAACGGCTCGATGAGCTTCGACGAGGAGCACCTTCGCCCCACCTACCATCTTCGGCTCGGCATTCCGGGAAGGAGCATGGGGATCACGATCGCCCGGGCGCTCGGCTTCCCTGAAGGGGTACTCGATCGCGCGGGAAACTATCTTGCCGGCTCCGGGCACGAGCTTGCCGACGCCCTCGAGCGGCTTGCGGCAGAGCAGGAAAAAGCCCGCGTGGAAGCGGAGGAGGCCGTTGCCGCGAGGCGCGAGGCGGAAGGCCTCCGCGTCCGGCTTGACGCCGAGCGGGAGCGGGCAAGGGAGGAAGAGTCCCGGATCTTCGCGGGGGCGCGCCAGAAGGTCCGTGACGAGATCCGCAAAGCGGAAGCCCAGCTCCGGGCGGTGACCGAGGAACTTCGCAAGGAAAAGAAGATCGAGACCGTCCGGAAGGCGCAGACCGTGATCCGGGAATGGAAGGAAAAGGGAAAGACCGCGGAGGAAGACCCCGTGGTGCGCGCGACGATCAGCAGGACGGCGCCCCTTTCCCCCGGAACCGCGCTTTCCCAGGGCCAGAAGGTGTTCCTTGGGACGATCCTCAAGGAGGGGGAGGTCGCGTCGGTGCCGGCTCCGGAGGACCGCGAGGTGGAGGTGCGGGTCGGCGGGATGAGGCTTCGGGTGCCCCGGGAACAGGTGCGGATCTTTCCGGCGGCGGGGCGAAGCTCGGCGGAAAGCAAACGATCGAAAGCGCCACGGCGAGGAGAGGAGGCGTCCCCGGCACTCCATCTCCAGACGCCGGAGAATACGCTCGACCTGCGCGGCAGGTACGTGGATGACGCGCTGCCCGAGATGGAAGCCTTCCTCGACCGGCTCTCGCTCGCCCAGGCGCTCCACGCCTTCGTCATCCATGGCCACGGCACGGGGGCGCTGAAAGCCGCCGTGCGCAGCCATCTTCGGAACTCTCCCTACGCGAAGCGCTTCTTCCCCGCCCCGCGGGAACAGGGCGGCGACGGGGTCACGATCGTCCTGTTCTGAACGCCTCCCAGGCCCGGCGGCAGAGGCCGGGATCGGCAAATAGCCCGCAGCCGGTAAGTGCCAGCGCCCGGATCCCCTCCATCATCCCTTCGACGCCGGAAGGGCCCTTCGATGCCTCTTCGAACGAGCGCGTGTGAATCTCCACCTTTTCGCCGCTGGAGATCGGAACGTTGGGCTGGATCGTCGGCAGGACCCGCGAAACGTTTCCGATGTCGGAGGAGCCGCGGTTCTTGCCGGTGGGTGCGCCGCTTTCGGGGAGCCCGAGGATCTCGAGGGCCCCCCGGTAAGCATCGGCCAGCACGGGGTTCACCTTCATCGCGGAGAGGGTGTACGGCCCCTCCTCCATCCTGAGCCTGCAGCCGGTCGCCTTCGCCGCTCCCCGGGCACACTCCTTGACCCTTCGGACCGCGTCCGCGAGCTCCGCGTCGTCCTCCCCCCGGACGTAGAAGTACGCCTGTGCCCGCTCCGGGATGATATTCGGCGCCCTGCCGCCCTCGGTGACGATCCCGTGGACGCGGACGGTCTCCGGAAGGTGCTGGCGCAGCGCCGCGGTCCCCTGGAACAGCAGGAGGACCCCGTCCAGTGCGTTGATCCCGTGCTCCGGGTAAGCAGCCGCGTGGGAAGCTTTCCCCAGGAAGGTGAATCGGATTTTGTGCAGGGCGAGATACCCCTTGGCGACGTGGCGGCGAGAGGAGGGATGGACCATCATCGCGGCGTCTACCCCATCGAAGACCCCTTCCTCGACCATCCGGGCCTTGCCGTACCCCATCTCTTCGGCGGGGGTGCCAAGGGCCACGATCTTCCCCGACCGGAAACGACCCGCCCCGAACGCGGCCAGCGCCACCGCCGCGCAGGCCGACGACACGCCCACGACGTTGTGACCGCAGGCATGCCCCAGGTCCGGCAGGGCGTCCATCTCGCAGAGGAACGCCACCGCCGGCTTCCCCTTGCCGAAGACGAATTCCGCGCGGAACGCGGTCTTCATCCCGGCGATCCCCCGCTCCACGCGGAACCCCCTCGCCTCCAGAAACCCGGAGAGGGTCCCGGAGGATCGGAACTCCTTGAGCCCGAGCTCCGCATAGCCCGAGATCGCACGGAGCATCCGCACGGCGTCGGGACGCAGGGCCTCGGCTTTCGATAGAAGGATTTTTCTCCGGCGGTCCATTTTCCTGTCGCCACGCTGCGGCGAGGTGCTATCTTAGCATACTTGGCGCAAAATCCCCCACGGCCGGAGCGCTATAATATCGGGGAAAAGAAGAGAGGCAGGCCGATGACGCGCTGGAAGTCGTTCACCGTCGAGACGCGCCGGGAAGCGGTCGATGCCCTCACCCACTTCTTCCTGATGCACGGGTCACTGGGGATGGCCTATGACGAACGTCTGTTCAGCCCTGACGGCGACCCCATCGACCCTCTTCCCCCTCCGGAAGAGGTCACGAAGCTGACGGCGTATTTCCCCTGGGAGGCCGACCTCCATGACCTGAAGAAGGCATTCCTCGAATTCCTTCCCGTGCTGGCCGAGTCGTTCGGCCCGGACGCCGGCGCCTTCCTCTCGGCCACCGAGATCACCGACTATGGATGGGCGGAAAACTGGAAGGAGCACTTCAAGCCC
Protein-coding regions in this window:
- a CDS encoding AbrB family transcriptional regulator; its protein translation is MTTVTVSPKYQIVIPRKVRESMGIQPGEKIRVFQYGDRIEFIPVRRMRAMRGFLKGIDTAVERDEDRT
- a CDS encoding twitching motility protein PilT; this translates as MRSLNLVDSCGWLEYFADGPNASFYAPSIEAVDRLVVPTICILEVFKNILRQRGENAALQAVAAMEQGRVVNLDASIALSAARLGAELGLPLADSVILATARACTAWIWTQDADFKKIDGVRFARKRP